In Lagopus muta isolate bLagMut1 chromosome 20, bLagMut1 primary, whole genome shotgun sequence, the following proteins share a genomic window:
- the TUBD1 gene encoding tubulin delta chain isoform X2, with amino-acid sequence MHIKQISFRDVNQVIAHQLGSVFQPAHTAEAGLHYSRNPLGDLMETLVPHPEFKMLGLRNIPQMPENCLAYSTFSWPGLLKHLRQMLIANAKMEEGIDWQVRPPCPGSSISSSHSTKKLLHFNTSIANLVILRGKDTHSVDLGSFRDPSLYTSWLNPQDAFNEWKTPRAFNKYEKSASLVSNSQFLLKPLDNVVGKAWNMFASKAYVHQYTKFGIEEEDFLDSFTALEQVISSYTNL; translated from the exons ATGCATATTAAACAGATCTCCTTCAGGGATGTAAATCAAGTCATTGCACATCAACTGGGGAGTGTTTTCCAGCCTGCTCACACAGCAGAAGCTGGCTTACACTACAGCAGAAACCCTTTAG gagactTAATGGAAACTTTAGTTCCACATCCTGAATTCAAGATGTTGGGTCTCCGTAACATACCTCAGATGCCTGAAAACTGCCTTGCATATAGCACGTTCAGTTGGCCTGGACTCCTCAAACATCTGAGGCAAATGCTTATTGCTAATGCTAAAATGGAGGAAG GTATTGATTGGCAAGTACGGCCGCCATGCCCAggctcctccatctcctccagtCACTCCACAAAGAAGCTGCTGCATTTCAATACTTCCATTGCCAACCTGGTCATCCTGCGAGGAAAAGATACACACAGTGTAGACTTAG GAAGTTTCCGAGATCCCTCATTATATACATCATGGCTAAATCCTCAGGATGCTTTTAATGAGTGGAAAACCCCAAGAGCATTTAATAAGTATGAAAAGTCTGCTTCTCTGGTTAGCAATAGCCAGTTCCTGCTGAAACCTCTTGACAACGTTGTAGGAAAAGCTTGGAATATGTTTGCTTCCAA AGCCTACGTTCACCAGTACACTAAGTTTGGAATTGAAGAGGAGGATTTCTTGGACAGTTTCACAGCTCTGGAACAAGTTATCTCCAGTTACACCAACCTTTGA
- the TUBD1 gene encoding tubulin delta chain isoform X1 has protein sequence MSIVAVQLGQCGNQIGHEVFNTICADVRGTHGLCSKKENEAYHDACTERFFSEAESGVPVARAVLVDMEPKVISQTLSIAARSGHWKYDDQSHFCQKQGSGNNWANGYSVHGPRNKEVIMNLVQKEVEKCDRLSGFFTIMSMAGGTGSGLGAFVTQCLRDAFPSSFILNHVIWPYGTGEVIVQNYNSVLTLSHLYQSSDALLVHENDVIHKICAQLMHIKQISFRDVNQVIAHQLGSVFQPAHTAEAGLHYSRNPLGDLMETLVPHPEFKMLGLRNIPQMPENCLAYSTFSWPGLLKHLRQMLIANAKMEEGIDWQVRPPCPGSSISSSHSTKKLLHFNTSIANLVILRGKDTHSVDLGSFRDPSLYTSWLNPQDAFNEWKTPRAFNKYEKSASLVSNSQFLLKPLDNVVGKAWNMFASKAYVHQYTKFGIEEEDFLDSFTALEQVISSYTNL, from the exons ATGTCAATAGTTGCAGTCCAGCTTGGCCAGTGTGGTAACCAAATTGGTCATGAGGTGTTTAACACCATCTGTGCCGATGTCCGTGGCACACACGGGTTGTGTTCCAAGAAGGAGAATGAAGCCTACCACGATGCTTGTACAGAACGGTTTTTCAGCGAGGCAGAGTCTGGAG TACCTGTTGCCCGGGCTGTGCTTGTTGACATGGAACCTAAAGTAATCAGCCAAACTTTATCGATAGCTGCCCGGTCTGGCCACTGGAAATACGATGATCAGTCGCACTTCTGTCAGAAGCAAGGGTCTGGGAACAACTGGGCAAATGG TTACTCTGTTCACGGGCCTAGAAACAAAGAAGTAATCATGAATCTAGTGCAAAAAGAAGTAGAGAAGTGTGACCGACTCAGTGGATTTTTCACAATAATGAGCATGGCTGGTGGTACAGGTTCTGGCCTAGGAGCATTTGTGACTCAGTGTTTAAGAGATGCTTTTCCAAGCTCGTTTATACTAAACCACGTTATCTGGCCCTATGGCACTGGTGAG gtcATTGTTCAAAACTACAACTCTGTTTTGACTCTGTCACATCTGTATCAGTCATCAGATGCTCTTCTTGTTCATGAAAATGATGTCATCCACAAGATCTGTGCTCAGCTGATGCATATTAAACAGATCTCCTTCAGGGATGTAAATCAAGTCATTGCACATCAACTGGGGAGTGTTTTCCAGCCTGCTCACACAGCAGAAGCTGGCTTACACTACAGCAGAAACCCTTTAG gagactTAATGGAAACTTTAGTTCCACATCCTGAATTCAAGATGTTGGGTCTCCGTAACATACCTCAGATGCCTGAAAACTGCCTTGCATATAGCACGTTCAGTTGGCCTGGACTCCTCAAACATCTGAGGCAAATGCTTATTGCTAATGCTAAAATGGAGGAAG GTATTGATTGGCAAGTACGGCCGCCATGCCCAggctcctccatctcctccagtCACTCCACAAAGAAGCTGCTGCATTTCAATACTTCCATTGCCAACCTGGTCATCCTGCGAGGAAAAGATACACACAGTGTAGACTTAG GAAGTTTCCGAGATCCCTCATTATATACATCATGGCTAAATCCTCAGGATGCTTTTAATGAGTGGAAAACCCCAAGAGCATTTAATAAGTATGAAAAGTCTGCTTCTCTGGTTAGCAATAGCCAGTTCCTGCTGAAACCTCTTGACAACGTTGTAGGAAAAGCTTGGAATATGTTTGCTTCCAA AGCCTACGTTCACCAGTACACTAAGTTTGGAATTGAAGAGGAGGATTTCTTGGACAGTTTCACAGCTCTGGAACAAGTTATCTCCAGTTACACCAACCTTTGA